The sequence ccacCTAACAATATCTGGTGCTGGTGCCAACACAGCATCAGAACCACTATGGGTTTCCAGAAGTTGAGCAATAATTTCCACTCAGTAATATTAGGTTATAAATTCTAATGGCACTATAACTGgcttggatggatggatggatggttttaATATATCAAAAGCATACGTAATGCTACCAGTTCATTTTTATAAGTATAGTTTGGTCCATATGAAAGTCAAATCAATAGAAGTCAACAAGTTGTCATGCTAATATAAATTTAATCAAGTACTGGTAGGAGTTGGAAGTTACTGAAATACCTGCAAGCACACATGggaatacagtatataagggaGGAAATTGAGTTTGTAGTTCAAACAAACTTAAAAGTTAATATTTGGTTTGGTAACCTTTATTctccaacacagcctgaactcttttaAGGCAAgcttttctgtaatttcttgaagtaatcttcaggaatagttctttgGGATTTTTGAAGGACAATCCAAAATTCTTtgaatgttggctgccttttgttctgttctgtcaagatgatcccagaCTGCTTCAATGATGGTGAGGTCCAAGCTCCAAAGCAAAAACTCTGAAAGACGTTCAGAAACCCTGGAGTACTGCTCAAGACCATTTTACAAACAGTTACAAGAAAATCTGGCTGCCTAGAACCAAAACATCAAGAAATAATCAGAAAAGTCTCCAGATTCTTCCACAGTACTGTATTTCttaaaagtttgaaaattaaaactaaagGACTATAGGGAATGCAAGTTTTGATAATGTACATCACTCTCACCTTCCAACgtgagataaaataaaactttcgaATtggttttttcagtttttcatctaattcgatataagatataaaaatgtttttcaaggGCAGCAAAAGCACAAATATTCTTATTGTTAGGTCATTCTAAACGAATAAAAACGCATAGGCCTTACTCGCACTGGAGCACTAAATTTGGCAGGTCACATTTTATATAAGAACCACTCGTACCGAAACTCAGAGGCGAGCATTTCCATCTTCACAAATAGAAGTCACAGTGATCTCCTCTGTGTCTTCATTTGTTCTAAATGAGACACCAAAACATGTCAAAGGGGGGTGAAACCTTGaactacaaagaaaaacaaaaatcaaagagGGCAGGATGAAATTCGTGTAGTTGGGAGAATTCTTTTGAAAAGTTTATTGAAAAATGACTACAAGGTACACAAAGAGTTTTAAAGAGAATCGGTTAATGAAAAGATGAGTCATCTGACATATcaacactttattttgtttcatttaactTATTGTTCGTGCCATATATAACATTACAGTTTGAATCTGCTCTAACGTAAGCATTTTCTGAGAATCAATAATGACAATAACGTGTATAAGTCtaaaagatattaataaaatacacaaaggtGCATAATCTGAAAGAACGTTACAATTGACAGTGTTCAACTCTGTAATTGGATTTGATTTCTTTGTGCACATAATATGCAAAAACCTTGAGTTGCACATGAGATTTCACTCCCATATCAATGCAGCAGGTTCTTGGCAGCTCATCTGTAGTCCTCATTTCGAAGAGAAATGACAAAATGCTGTGAGAGCATATTCAGTCCATCATCTTTGTTCGTGGTAATCACTTATTTTTATACCATTATAGCTGAGAGAAGAGTTGAGCGGCATTGTCGATATTTACAGATTCCTTTGGTGGCTCTCTGACAACCTAAGAAATTTAAAAGTATATATGTTGATAGCAATagaattgttttaaaaacacaggTAAAAGAATGTTAAAAGTCCATGATTTCCTCCTTTAcctgtatttgtttctttggttCAGGAGCGACTGACTTTGAAATGCTCTTAACATCCCTCTGGACTTCTGTGAAGATTTGATTTAGACTCTCCACTTTCTCCTTTTTCACTGTATTGATCTGTGATACCGCAATCATGTTAGAGCAGATGCAACAAACACCACGAACAAGGGAGGATACATAATacatgtacaaaaacaaaacccaataagccaaaaaaaaaacaaaaccgggAGTAAGAGATGAAAGAGATCTTACATGTTTGAGTGTTGTTGTGACGGGTTTCACTTTGGTCTTGTTCTTCAAGTGCTTGTTTGCCACTTGAAAGAcgttcttctgttttttccccttttgtttaTTCTTTGCCATTTCACCTGTGGAAAGAACGGCAATCAGCATGGATGCATTTGTGGAAATTATTTACTTTCTCTATCATGTTCTTCCTCCAGTGATTCCCTGTGTTTGTCTGGCAGTATCTGCGCTgatcacacactcacagattCATAGATTGCTCCTGATTCTAGACGTGCCTGGAAAGCCACCTGATTATCAACACCTCTTTTTACCCCAAAAAGCTCAGTTATGGCTGTAAATGACCTTTAAATTTGGTAAATATTTTTACGTTTGTTTGAAAGGCACttcggttttattttgaaatccatgcttttattttgaaacaggaaactggCACAAAACCGTTAAAGGGCTGTTAGTAACGTTTCTTTTAGGATATGGTAAAATAGTGTGccttaaagtgaaaaatatgtaCGTTTACTTTGCCAATTAGTACCTGGCTGACAGTGGCACAAGGTTTGTTAATGTTTCCTTTAACGGAATAAGTTACATGCAATCAAAATGTCGTTTAATAGAGTTTATGTTGttaaccttgaccttgacctttatGTGTAGTTGTAAGTTAGTGAGGTGATATAATGAATTGAGTGATGTAAATTTGATGTATATGCTATATGTGAGCAGGAGAAATTTGTTTCCTTTGATGTTATGGTATTAATattgctggttttgttttgctcctaGCTCTTACGGTGTCTTCACtgaatgtttcaataaaaacatttccaatAAAACCTCTGTGAAGCATCAGTATAAGAGACCATCATTCAGCCAGGGATGCTACAGTAAGAGCTTCAGCCTCACGAGTTTCACCTGACTGCCAAAGTCTATGATGAAAGAAGAGGGATTCATTGTGATGGTCTAAATGTGACACTCGCTCAAAATGGAAGCATCTCAGATATTAACTGCAGAAGCAGAAGGCTCAGATCAAATAAAAGACATCTGTCAAGCAAGCAAGGATGAGGAACTTCGCAGATCTGATCGCCCAAGAAATCCCACGGAGAAGATGCTTACATTTCAGAGAGAGGAGGCATACAAAAGGGAGAAGCGGCTCATGCACCTTTATGATCAATGGAAGATCCAGGCACGTAAGGCAAGAAATCAGCTAAAGCTAAACATTCCAGAAAGTGAAATCGCAGCTCTCATTGATATCTTAGAGAAATGCATGAATGATATTACGGACATTTATGTACAAATCAGAGATCACCTCACACCATCCAGTGAAACGAGACGTCGTGTTGATGCATGTGAGGCCGTAACAAAGGACATTATTAAAATTGCATATGAAAGAATATCAGGCATAGACGAAGACTATGATAGTGAAGCAGTCAAAGAACGCCTTCGTGAGCTCCTTAACAGAGACTATGCTCATTCCATATATGGATCCACGGTTTCACCTCCAAGTTAACACACTATAGACTCCATTGTCGCAGTaaaaagagcagatgctgcagcAGAATTAGCAGCAAAGGAAGCAGAATATGAGTTGTTATTGgcggaaggaaaacaaaaggaaaggatCCAGCTCTTAGTAGAGCAACAGAAAAGGGATCTTGAAGCTCAAAAACATGAACTAGAAAGACTAAGGGCTGAAAAGGATATAAGAGCAGCACGAGCAAGATTGTCAATTTACAACCAAGATGTAATGCAGGAGGGCAGCTTGTGCTCTGCTAACAGCAAACTAAGGAACCAGGAACATATGCACCCACATCAAGCTGTATCTCTGGCTCCAGTTCAGCATCTCATAAGATTTCCAGCTTCACCTCCACAGACAGATGTGTCCCACTTAGCTCAAGCAGTACAAGACAGCATAGCCATGAACAGACTTCCAATGCCAGAGCCACCTGTATTCACCGGCGACCCAATCCAGTTCATTGAATGGAAATCTTCATTCATATCCCTCATAGATAAAAGGAACATATGTTCAGCTGACAAACTGCATTACTTGAGAAGATATGTGGGAGGTCCTGCACGAAAGACACTTGATGGTATCTTTTACAGGGAGGATGATGAAGCGTATAAGGATGCATGGGATCGCCTTAATAGCAGGTACGGTCAACCATTCGTCTTGCAGAGAGCTTTCAGAGAAAAACTAGCTAGCTGGCCAAAGATCCACTCAAAGGATGCAGAACAACTCAGAGCATTCGCCGACTTCCTACATGCATGTCAGCAAGCCATGCCTCATATTAAAGGGCTGGACATTCTGAATGACTGTGAAGAGAACCAAAAGCTGGTCCAAAAGTTACCTGAGTGGGCAGCTTCAAGGTGGAACCGCAAGGTGACCCAGTTTATGAAGGACAGACAGGAATTTCCAGCCTTTCAGGACTTTGTCAACTTCATGTCATTAGAAGCAGAGATTGCCTGTAACCCAGTAACTTCCCTCCATGCATTACGTTTATCAGACTTACCTGCAGAGAAACATCAtctgaaagaaaggaaaaataaatctacTGTTCTCCATACACAGACActtacagagaatgagaagAATGTACCATCCAAGACAAGCTTAAAGCCCCCTTGTACATTCTGTCATGATAACAAACACCGCCTACATAGTTGTCCAGAGTTTAAAGGAACGCCTctggaagagaaaagaaagtatGTAAGGGAAAACAAACTCTGCTATGGTTGTCTGAAACCAGGCCATAATGTTAAAGACTGCCGCCACAGACACTTATGTGATATCTGTAAGGGACGACACCCAACTTGCCTTCATGACGACAGATATTCCAACATGAATGCTGTGTTAGCCTCTAATCAGAATACAGACGAAGCAGTTACGACATTGTCTCTCAATACAGAGACTGAGCACACATCTACAACTACATCCATGATTTTGCCAGTCTGGGTTTCCTCTTCCAACAACCCAGGAATAGAAAGGCTTGTCTATGCTCTGCTTGACACCCAGAGTGACACTGTGTTTATTGATGAAGATGTTAGTCGTAGCTTGACAACCAAGACCTATCCTGTAAGGCTAAAGCTAACCACCATGATCAGAAAggacacagtaacacacagtgaaagagTCTCAGGTCTCAGAGTGCGTGGCTATACCTCCACAAATCACATTGATCTCCCTCCTGCCTATACCAAAGACTGCATACCAGTGAATCGAAGGCACATTCCTACCAGTGAAACGGCGAGGCATTGGAATCATCTCAAAGCAATAGCAGATGATATTCCGCCACATTTAGACTGTGAAGTTGGTCTTCTAATAGGTTATAACTGCTCACAGGCACTAGCACCAAGACAGGTCATCCTAGGAAGAGATAATGAGCCTTATGCAGTCCGCACAGACCTAGGATGGAGCATCATAGGCTGCTCACCACCTCACCTTGAATCTCCTCCTGTCGCCAACATATGCCATAGAGTAACTGTCAAAGAGCTTCCTCCAGTGACGCCATCAGATGGAATCCTCAAGGTGGGAGGAAGACTGAAAAATGCATCTCTCCCTGCCTCTCAGAAACATCCAATGATCATTCCAAAGGACCACCACATAACGAGGATGATAATAGCTCATCATCATGAACAGGTTAAACACCAAGGAAGGGGTATAACCATCAACGAGATCAGATCAAATGGATACTGGATCCCAGGAATGAACAGAGCTGTTGCATCTTATGTGCATCAGTGTGTCAAATGCAGGAAACTCAGGGGATCAGTGGAAGAGCAGCGAATGGCAGACCTACCATCTGAGCGGGTGGATCCATCTCCACCTTTCACTTATTGCGGAATGGACTGTTTTGGGCCATTTTTTACAAAGCAAGGGCGTAAGGTGAATAAGCGTTATGGTCTGCTTTTCACATGCCTTTGTTGTAGAGCAATTCACATTGAAATGGTGAATGATATGTCAGCAGATGCCTTCATTAATGGCCTCCGATGTTTTGTTTCCATAAGAGGAGCAGTACGACAAATAAGATGTGACCAAGGAAGCAATTTTGTTGGAGCTAAGAATGAAATGTATAATGCGCTGAAACAGATGGATGTCAATCGTCTGACTGCATTCTTGGCTGAGAGGCAGTGCGACTTCATTATGAATGCTCCCCATTCAAGCCATGTTGGAGGTGTCTGGGAGAGACAGATCAGAACAGTAAGAAATGTACTTCGGTCCACTCTTTCACTCTCACCTGGAAGATTAGATGATGCCTGTTTGAGGACATTGTTTTACGAAGCAATGTCTATTGTGAACAGCCGTCCACTCACTGTGGATAACCTGAATGATCCAAATGGTCCAGAACCGCTGACTCCTAATCACCTACTCACTATGAAACCCACTGGAGCCTTACCACCTCCCGGGACGTTCATCAGAGAAGACATGTATGCTCGTAAGAGATGGTGTCATATCCAGTATCTAGCAGAGCAATTCTGGAACCGCTGGAGAAGAGAGTATCTCTCTAATATTGCCACTAGACAACGTTGGCATATTTCTAGAAGGAATCTGAAAGTTGGTGACATAGTTATCGAAAGGATGGATGATCTGCCACGGAACGAGTGGAGATTAGCCAGAGTTGAAGAAACAGTCGCTGATAAAGATGGGCTTGTGAGGAAAGTTAAGATTCGTCTTGGAGACCAGAAAATGAAAAGGGAGGGTCAATGTTCTGGCAAGCCATCCATTGTTGAACGGCCCATTCAGAAACTGATCTTGCTTTTAGAGGCTGTCTAAGACAACGACTATACCCTTTATTGTATGAAGACTTGTGGACATTACCTGCAGGCTCATGCATggataattctttgttttcgTTATGTAAAAGGCCTTGTGGTTAAggtcatttgtttttaaaattcattcgTGTTATAGTTCTCCCTTTTGTTAAAACACTCATGATTTGGTGGGAGTGTAAATGACCTTTAAATTTGGTAAATATTTTTACGTTTGTTTGAAAGGCACttcggttttattttgaaatccatgcttttattttgaaacaggaaactggCACAAAACCGTTAAAGGGCTGTTAGTAACGTTTCTTTTAGGATATGGTAAAATAGTGTGccttaaagtgaaaaatatgtaCGTTTACTTTGCCAATTAGTACCTGGCTGACAGTGGCACAAGGTTTGTTAATGTTTCCTTTAACGGAATAAGTTACATGCAATCAAAATGTCGTTTAATAGAGTTTATGTTGttaaccttgaccttgacctttatGTGTAGTTGTAAGTTAGTGAGGTGATATAATGAATTGAGTGATGTAAATTTGATGTATATGCTATATGTGAGCAGGAGAAATTTGTTTCCTTTGATGTTATGGTATTAATattgctggttttgttttgctcctaGCTCTTACGGTGTCTTCACtgaatgtttcaataaaaacatttccaatAAAACCTCTGTGAAGCATCAGTATAAGAGACCATCATTCAGCCAGGGATGCTACAATGGCCATGGGCCTTAAAACAGTGGTCAAAAAGGTGTAGATGATATCAGAAAATGCTGTAAGTCAAATGAAAACGCACTAATTCAGTCAAGTTTTATAGTGTTATAACtttttatattaacattttcctgcacaacctgctcaaaaaacaaaaaaagccctcTCAGTACACAGAGGGCTGATGTTGGAGTTTGATTTATAAACTACATAAATTCACAAATTCTTCCTGCCCAGTGAAGGTGACACACACAACTGCAGATTCTACAAGAGGCATAATAAGCAATAAACACAGCACAACTGAAATCTGCAAAAGGTAAAGACAACAGCAAAAGTATAACCTCCAGGGGGGAAAATATATTGCTttgtcatttacatttttttatttt is a genomic window of Astatotilapia calliptera chromosome 9, fAstCal1.2, whole genome shotgun sequence containing:
- the rbis gene encoding uncharacterized protein C8orf59 homolog; this encodes MAKNKQKGKKQKNVFQVANKHLKNKTKVKPVTTTLKHINTVKKEKVESLNQIFTEVQRDVKSISKSVAPEPKKQIQVVREPPKESVNIDNAAQLFSQL
- the LOC113028815 gene encoding uncharacterized protein LOC113028815, with the protein product MQEGSLCSANSKLRNQEHMHPHQAVSLAPVQHLIRFPASPPQTDVSHLAQAVQDSIAMNRLPMPEPPVFTGDPIQFIEWKSSFISLIDKRNICSADKLHYLRRYVGGPARKTLDGIFYREDDEAYKDAWDRLNSRYGQPFVLQRAFREKLASWPKIHSKDAEQLRAFADFLHACQQAMPHIKGLDILNDCEENQKLVQKLPEWAASRWNRKVTQFMKDRQEFPAFQDFVNFMSLEAEIACNPVTSLHALRLSDLPAEKHHLKERKNKSTVLHTQTLTENEKNVPSKTSLKPPCTFCHDNKHRLHSCPEFKGTPLEEKRKYVRENKLCYGCLKPGHNVKDCRHRHLCDICKGRHPTCLHDDRYSNMNAVLASNQNTDEAVTTLSLNTETEHTSTTTSMILPVWVSSSNNPGIERLVYALLDTQSDTVFIDEDVSRSLTTKTYPVRLKLTTMIRKDTVTHSERVSGLRVRGYTSTNHIDLPPAYTKDCIPVNRRHIPTSETARHWNHLKAIADDIPPHLDCEVGLLIGYNCSQALAPRQVILGRDNEPYAVRTDLGWSIIGCSPPHLESPPVANICHRVTVKELPPVTPSDGILKVGGRLKNASLPASQKHPMIIPKDHHITRMIIAHHHEQVKHQGRGITINEIRSNGYWIPGMNRAVASYVHQCVKCRKLRGSVEEQRMADLPSERVDPSPPFTYCGMDCFGPFFTKQGRKVNKRYGLLFTCLCCRAIHIEMVNDMSADAFINGLRCFVSIRGAVRQIRCDQGSNFVGAKNEMYNALKQMDVNRLTAFLAERQCDFIMNAPHSSHVGGVWERQIRTVRNVLRSTLSLSPGRLDDACLRTLFYEAMSIVNSRPLTVDNLNDPNGPEPLTPNHLLTMKPTGALPPPGTFIREDMYARKRWCHIQYLAEQFWNRWRREYLSNIATRQRWHISRRNLKVGDIVIERMDDLPRNEWRLARVEETVADKDGLVRKVKIRLGDQKMKREGQCSGKPSIVERPIQKLILLLEAV